Proteins encoded by one window of Cuniculiplasma divulgatum:
- a CDS encoding heavy-metal-associated domain-containing protein, producing the protein MTQKKVELKIFGMTSNECEGLVSKGLKTRDGVKDAVIDFKLGLGTVEIDDTKVSPEDLIRLPVFTQSHYRAQIRKVE; encoded by the coding sequence ATGACACAAAAAAAGGTTGAGCTAAAGATATTCGGAATGACGAGCAACGAATGTGAAGGGCTTGTCTCTAAGGGACTCAAAACGAGAGATGGTGTAAAAGATGCGGTTATCGATTTTAAGCTTGGACTTGGCACGGTGGAGATAGATGACACAAAAGTTTCTCCAGAAGACTTGATTCGGCTTCCGGTGTTCACCCAGTCGCATTACCGGGCACAGATAAGGAAGGTGGAGTGA
- the merA gene encoding mercury(II) reductase, whose product MSKEFDLIIFGNGVAAFSAAVKASEVTSQGASIAMIGTGPLGGTCMNVGCAPSKYLLEASHQIYLPGHPKMRGLPSTKIEHDFSSIMEGLRSYVDHTRKTKFVDMLQNYPNVTVYDGLARFVDSRTVQITDQDGKVKDEITAPNVLIATGSHPTVPNIEGLMETGFLTSDSIWNIGSLPESIAIIGGGAIGLEIGQALLHFGSKVTIIEALDIILPQSEPEIGQALMLRLQQEGMNFYLGARVSSVGKESNGHKYIEFITHKGNEKIEVSEIIVATGRQPNTSNLNLEAAGVKTDGRGLIVTDARMKTTSSGIYAAGDCVSKTMFLETLAVRESIVAVGNMFGESAEINYMFAAWAVFTYPQVAGVGMTEKEFSKLKGSCSCRTSSLANTIYASITGETDGIIKITIDPETNKIVGMHIFAPNATDLIIEGAYSVRLGLTYDDIVASGRIFPSYSEGVKLGAQLFIRDVSKASCYVE is encoded by the coding sequence ATGTCTAAAGAATTTGATTTAATTATATTCGGTAACGGAGTCGCTGCATTCTCTGCGGCAGTAAAGGCTTCTGAGGTAACTTCCCAAGGGGCCAGCATTGCGATGATAGGCACAGGGCCACTTGGAGGAACTTGCATGAATGTGGGATGTGCCCCCTCAAAATACCTTCTGGAAGCCTCTCACCAGATATACCTTCCCGGGCATCCAAAGATGAGAGGACTTCCGTCTACAAAGATTGAACACGATTTCTCTTCTATCATGGAAGGTCTTAGATCATACGTGGACCATACACGTAAGACAAAATTTGTCGACATGTTGCAGAATTACCCAAATGTAACTGTGTACGATGGACTGGCCAGGTTCGTGGATAGTAGAACTGTTCAGATAACAGATCAGGACGGAAAAGTTAAAGATGAGATCACCGCGCCGAATGTACTGATTGCAACAGGCTCACACCCAACCGTTCCGAATATTGAGGGTCTCATGGAAACTGGTTTCCTTACAAGTGACAGTATCTGGAACATTGGCAGCTTGCCGGAAAGCATAGCGATAATAGGTGGGGGGGCTATAGGACTTGAGATTGGACAGGCTTTGTTGCACTTTGGTTCCAAGGTAACCATAATAGAGGCTTTGGATATAATTCTTCCACAGAGTGAACCTGAGATAGGTCAGGCGCTTATGCTCAGACTTCAGCAGGAAGGTATGAATTTCTATCTCGGAGCCAGAGTCAGTTCTGTGGGGAAAGAGTCAAACGGACATAAATATATTGAGTTCATAACACACAAGGGAAATGAGAAAATAGAAGTCTCTGAGATAATAGTAGCCACCGGCCGTCAACCAAACACTTCAAACCTGAATCTGGAAGCCGCAGGGGTAAAAACTGATGGTAGAGGTCTCATTGTAACCGATGCGAGGATGAAGACAACATCGAGTGGAATTTATGCCGCTGGAGATTGTGTTTCAAAGACGATGTTCCTGGAGACCCTTGCAGTAAGGGAAAGCATCGTTGCAGTAGGCAACATGTTCGGCGAGAGTGCTGAGATCAATTACATGTTCGCGGCATGGGCCGTATTCACGTACCCACAGGTAGCAGGTGTCGGGATGACCGAGAAGGAATTCTCCAAACTAAAAGGATCATGCTCGTGCAGGACATCTTCATTGGCGAACACAATCTATGCCAGCATAACTGGAGAAACCGATGGAATCATAAAAATCACAATAGATCCGGAAACAAATAAGATTGTTGGAATGCACATTTTTGCACCCAATGCAACAGATCTCATAATTGAGGGTGCATACTCCGTGAGGTTGGGACTCACATATGATGATATAGTTGCATCAGGACGTATATTTCCGTCATATTCTGAAGGAGTAAAGCTAGGGGCTCAATTGTTCATCAGGGATGTTTCTAAAGCTTCGTGCTATGTTGAATAA